A stretch of Anaerobiospirillum thomasii DNA encodes these proteins:
- a CDS encoding dicarboxylate/amino acid:cation symporter — MVNNNSVDKLSRNILNNIPKKQRIKTAVFYVSALIAGGIMGYIGTESIMAVMNFIASVFTRLFSFIAVPIIALALITTLAKLGKDSKSGTIFRYTIFYTLLTTIVAAAVAAALFVVLSPENVPAEISGAADAPKAIPTTYLDHILNVIPNNILQPFVAGNVLSVLLIAAAIGMALAIMPKTEQKETVVKLFTGLQDILFMIIHWILAILPIGIMGFTAQLVHELEGGILLDGLTTYFTVVVGANLLQMFVVLPLIMLARGLNPIVVARGMLPAITVALFSKSSAGTLPVTIASAEDNLGVNKKVSRFVLPICTTINMNGCAAFILVTSLYLMQNAGFEITAFTIISWLFISTIAAVGNAGVPMGCYFLTISLMSSMNVPVALMGVILPVYAVIDMIETAVNVWSDATVANIVNKRLEGRLDDTDDINNATPMHA; from the coding sequence ATGGTTAACAACAACAGCGTAGATAAACTATCACGCAATATTTTAAACAATATACCTAAAAAACAGCGTATCAAAACAGCAGTATTTTATGTATCAGCCCTAATTGCAGGCGGTATCATGGGCTATATAGGCACAGAGTCCATCATGGCCGTAATGAACTTTATAGCCTCAGTCTTTACCAGACTCTTTAGCTTTATTGCCGTGCCTATTATCGCCCTGGCTCTTATCACTACCCTTGCCAAACTTGGCAAGGACAGCAAGAGCGGTACTATCTTCAGATATACCATTTTCTATACATTGCTTACCACCATAGTTGCAGCTGCAGTGGCAGCTGCCCTCTTTGTGGTGCTGAGCCCTGAAAATGTACCTGCTGAGATCTCAGGAGCAGCCGATGCGCCAAAGGCCATACCTACAACCTATCTTGATCATATTTTAAATGTTATTCCAAATAACATTCTCCAGCCTTTTGTAGCAGGCAATGTACTCTCAGTACTGCTCATTGCAGCCGCCATAGGCATGGCCCTTGCCATTATGCCAAAGACTGAGCAAAAAGAGACTGTGGTCAAGCTCTTTACAGGTCTGCAGGATATTCTCTTTATGATTATCCACTGGATCTTAGCTATTCTGCCAATTGGTATCATGGGCTTTACAGCTCAGCTGGTGCACGAGCTTGAAGGTGGCATCCTACTTGATGGTCTTACCACCTATTTTACTGTAGTGGTAGGCGCCAATCTGCTGCAGATGTTTGTAGTACTGCCTCTTATCATGCTGGCCCGCGGTTTAAATCCTATAGTAGTGGCCAGAGGCATGCTACCTGCCATTACCGTAGCGCTCTTTTCTAAATCATCAGCAGGCACACTGCCTGTAACTATTGCCTCTGCCGAGGACAATCTTGGTGTGAACAAGAAGGTATCACGTTTTGTACTGCCAATCTGCACCACCATCAATATGAACGGCTGCGCAGCCTTTATTCTGGTAACCTCACTGTATCTGATGCAAAATGCAGGTTTTGAAATAACAGCCTTTACCATAATCTCATGGCTCTTTATCTCCACCATTGCCGCAGTTGGCAACGCAGGAGTGCCAATGGGCTGCTACTTCCTGACCATATCCTTAATGTCATCTATGAATGTACCAGTGGCTTTAATGGGTGTGATTCTGCCAGTATATGCCGTCATTGACATGATTGAAACTGCAGTCAATGTCTGGTCAGATGCCACTGTAGCCAATATTGTCAACAAGCGCCTTGAAGGCCGTCTTGATGATACAGATGATATCAACAATGCAACTCCTATGCATGCATAA